The region AGCGCATAGCAGGCATCCGCCATCAGGCCGCTGGTGATGAAGCCGCCTGACAACGCCTGGTCATAGACCAGGCCGATGATCTTGTGGCCCTCGCGGCGCGCGAGGTCGATACATTTGCCGAGATGCGCCATGTAGCTGTTGATCCCGAGCATCTCGTCGCGGTGGCGCAGCCGCTGGCCTTGCGTGTCGACCAGGATGACGATGGCGCGGCCGGGGTGTTCGCGTACGGTATTCAGGATGGCCTGCGCCTGCGACAAGGCGATCTCGATGCCGATCGGCGTGTGGCCGGTGGTGCCGACGATGGCGACAACCTCGCCGTCGACCTGGGCCGTGCCGGACAGGAAGTCGGCTTTCTCGGTAATGCTGTGGCCTTGCGGGAATAGATCGTCCGCCAGTGTTTGCCAGCTCATGCTTGCCCCTTCACGCGATGCGGTTCCGCCAGTGCCGTGAACGCGGCGGCCTCCAGCATGGCGATGTCTTGCGGCTTGCCGATGCCGAGGCGCTGCCAGATTTCCAGCGGATCGGCGGCGTCGCCGAAGCGCGCAATGCGCTGCTCCAGCATGGCTTGCTCGGCTTCCAATGCCTGCAGGCTCAGCGCCGTCGGATTGTTCTTGAACGCCTTCAGCGCCTGCGTAGCGGCGGTCCGGAAGGCTGCGGTATCGTCGGCGACGATGCCGTGGCAATCGCCGAGCAGGTAGCGGTGCTTGCCGCCGGTAGTGCGCCAGACCAGCGCGCGATCGCGCGAGTCGAATTCTTCGACGCCGTTGGCGGTCTCGATGACTTCCGGTCCGGACATCGCCAGGCGTCCTTCTTCGGACATGATGATGGCGTTGGCGCAGCGCGCGACGATGCCCATGCCGCCGAAGCAGCCGTTGGACCCGCCCACCAGCACGATCACGGGAATGCCCGCTGCGCGCGTGTCCAGCACGGCGCGCATCACTTCGGAAACCGCGATCAGGCCGGCGTTGGCTTCGTGCAGACGCACACCGCCGGTTTCCAGCAACAGGAGGATGCCCTCGGCGCGTTCCTGCACCGCGCGCTTGAGCAGGCCGACCAGCTTGGCGCCGTGCACTTCGCCGACCGCGCCGCCCATGAAACCGCCCTCCTGCGCGACGGCGAATACCTTGGCGCCGTTGAGCGCACCGCGC is a window of Herbaspirillum hiltneri N3 DNA encoding:
- the mdcE gene encoding biotin-independent malonate decarboxylase subunit gamma translates to MSWQTLADDLFPQGHSITEKADFLSGTAQVDGEVVAIVGTTGHTPIGIEIALSQAQAILNTVREHPGRAIVILVDTQGQRLRHRDEMLGINSYMAHLGKCIDLARREGHKIIGLVYDQALSGGFITSGLMADACYALPNATIRVMGLPAMARITKVPEERLVELARSNPVFAPGPENYHRMGGVAEIWNGDLAVQLAQALATAEDTDRRAAVGLQRGGRNWSQRVVDAIVSGSDVKPL
- a CDS encoding biotin-independent malonate decarboxylase subunit beta, translated to MTSSYLEANARERIAQVLDAGSFEEFLPPSKRIVSPHLGQLDAPVSFDDGVVVGRGALNGAKVFAVAQEGGFMGGAVGEVHGAKLVGLLKRAVQERAEGILLLLETGGVRLHEANAGLIAVSEVMRAVLDTRAAGIPVIVLVGGSNGCFGGMGIVARCANAIIMSEEGRLAMSGPEVIETANGVEEFDSRDRALVWRTTGGKHRYLLGDCHGIVADDTAAFRTAATQALKAFKNNPTALSLQALEAEQAMLEQRIARFGDAADPLEIWQRLGIGKPQDIAMLEAAAFTALAEPHRVKGQA